A window from Aerococcus sp. Group 1 encodes these proteins:
- a CDS encoding IS3 family transposase (programmed frameshift), with protein MSKYSLEFKLNLVGDYIAKKGSYRTLANKAGIDPSILRRWVNNYYEFGVDGLKKRRTQQVYTVEFKLNAIELYESTEMSYRELANSLNMNNPSLIANWRRAYHERGLDGLSARKGRPPKVSKKKSQINQIKDSSETNQLSEAKIKELEQRITDLEIENKFLKGLRRRVAQKSQARKEEIVTEITRLHDEKYALKDILSVLKFPKSTYFYWKNKDEEIDKDADLKEEMKDIRETHKDYGYRRMRAELLSRGYKVSKNKVQRLMKIMGIQVTSYTRKTRKYNSYKGTIGEIAPNRINRRFDSTIPYQKITTDTTEFKYYYADDSGNYQTGKLYLDPYMDLFNREIISFKITHQPNGQSMLEGLQAAIEASKLCPYRRTFHSDQGWAYQMKSYTRLLKDHRIFQSMSRKGNCLDNSPMENFFSLLKQEVYYGRTYHSFEELAQAIEDFIIYYNGERIKEKLDFRSPIEFRLHHASFAA; from the exons ATGTCTAAATATTCATTAGAATTTAAACTGAATTTAGTAGGAGACTATATTGCGAAAAAAGGAAGTTATCGAACCTTAGCTAATAAAGCAGGAATAGATCCTTCTATTTTACGAAGGTGGGTTAATAACTATTATGAATTTGGTGTAGATGGTTTAAAGAAAAGGCGGACTCAACAGGTTTATACTGTTGAATTCAAATTAAATGCGATAGAATTGTATGAAAGTACGGAAATGAGTTATCGCGAATTGGCCAATTCATTAAACATGAATAATCCAAGTCTAATCGCTAATTGGCGAAGAGCTTATCATGAAAGAGGACTTGATGGCCTTTCCGCGAGGAAAGGAAGGCCACCTAAAGTGTCTAAAAAGAAATCACAAATCAATCAAATAAAGGATAGCAGCGAAACCAATCAGTTAAGTGAAGCAAAAATAAAGGAACTTGAACAACGGATTACGGATTTAGAAATTGAGAACAAATTTTTAAAAGGATTGAGGAGACGTGTGGCTCAAA AGAGTCAAGCGAGAAAAGAAGAAATAGTGACCGAAATCACACGTCTCCATGATGAAAAATATGCTTTAAAAGATATTCTTAGCGTTTTAAAGTTTCCTAAATCGACCTACTTTTATTGGAAAAATAAAGATGAGGAAATTGATAAGGATGCCGATTTAAAAGAGGAAATGAAAGACATCAGAGAAACCCATAAGGATTATGGTTATCGAAGAATGCGAGCTGAACTGCTTTCCCGTGGTTATAAGGTCAGTAAAAACAAAGTTCAACGCCTAATGAAAATTATGGGGATACAGGTCACTAGCTATACTAGAAAGACAAGAAAATATAATTCCTACAAAGGAACGATTGGAGAGATAGCGCCAAATCGTATCAACCGGCGGTTTGATTCGACCATTCCTTATCAAAAAATAACAACAGACACAACAGAATTTAAATACTACTATGCCGATGATTCTGGGAATTATCAAACTGGAAAACTCTATTTAGATCCTTACATGGATCTATTTAATCGAGAAATTATTTCTTTTAAGATAACACATCAGCCTAATGGACAAAGCATGTTGGAGGGGCTACAAGCTGCCATTGAAGCAAGTAAATTATGTCCATACAGAAGAACCTTTCATTCTGATCAGGGCTGGGCCTATCAAATGAAAAGTTACACCCGGCTCTTGAAGGATCACCGAATTTTTCAAAGTATGTCTCGTAAAGGAAATTGCTTAGATAATTCGCCAATGGAGAATTTCTTTAGTCTACTAAAACAAGAAGTCTACTATGGTCGGACTTATCATTCCTTTGAAGAATTAGCACAAGCGATTGAAGATTTTATAATCTATTACAATGGTGAAAGAATCAAAGAAAAATTAGATTTTAGGAGTCCTATAGAATTTCGTCTTCATCACGCTTCTTTCGCCGCTTAA